From the genome of Vibrio porteresiae DSM 19223, one region includes:
- a CDS encoding type IV pilin protein, translated as MILKKPCNRYKRSIAGMTLLELLIVISIISILASIAYPSYSQYVKESYRKQALTDMARVQLFLEEHQLQNSALHEISDNGVCNDFCQSDPHRYRISLNISANHYVITAIPQRDSGQDEDTCQGQGYSKLTLTDTGLTTPQACWK; from the coding sequence TAACCGCTATAAACGGTCAATTGCAGGCATGACACTGCTCGAATTACTGATAGTGATCAGTATCATCAGTATTCTCGCCTCCATCGCGTATCCAAGTTACAGCCAATACGTGAAAGAAAGCTATCGCAAGCAAGCCCTAACGGATATGGCTCGCGTACAACTCTTTTTGGAAGAACACCAACTGCAAAATTCAGCGCTACATGAGATTAGTGACAACGGCGTCTGTAATGATTTTTGCCAAAGCGACCCACACCGCTATCGAATCTCGCTCAATATCAGCGCTAATCACTATGTGATCACAGCGATCCCACAGCGTGACAGCGGCCAAGATGAAGATACCTGTCAGGGCCAGGGTTACAGTAAATTGACCCTCACGGATACGGGATTGACCACACCGCAAGCCTGTTGGAAATAG
- the dnaJ gene encoding molecular chaperone DnaJ — MSKRDFYEVLGVSRDASERDIKKAYKRLAMKYHPDRNPGDESAADKFKEVKEAYEILTDAQKKAAYDQYGHAAFEQGAGGFGGGGFSGGGADFGDIFGDVFGDIFGGGRRGGGGGGYRPQRGADLRYNMELTLEEAVRGCSKEIEVPTLVECEVCHGSGAKKGSQAQTCPTCHGHGQVQMRQGFFAVQQTCPTCHGKGKIIKDPCDACHGEGRKQKTKTLNVKIPSGVDTGDRIRLAGEGEAGEHGAPAGDLYVQVHVKEHAIFERDGSNLYCEVPISFGMAALGGEVEVPTLDGRVNLKVPEETQTGRMFRMRGKGVKSVRGGAVGDLIVKLVVETPVKLSARQKELLRELEDSCLGEDGNKHKPKSEGFFKGVKKFFDDLTS; from the coding sequence ATGTCAAAACGTGATTTTTACGAAGTATTAGGCGTTAGCCGTGATGCCTCAGAGCGCGATATCAAAAAGGCGTACAAACGTCTTGCTATGAAATACCACCCAGACCGTAACCCGGGTGATGAAAGTGCTGCGGATAAGTTTAAAGAAGTAAAAGAAGCGTACGAAATTCTGACCGATGCCCAGAAAAAAGCGGCTTACGATCAATATGGCCATGCTGCATTTGAGCAAGGTGCTGGTGGTTTTGGCGGCGGCGGTTTTAGTGGCGGCGGTGCTGATTTCGGCGACATCTTCGGTGATGTATTCGGTGACATTTTCGGCGGCGGTCGTCGTGGTGGTGGTGGCGGTGGTTATCGTCCACAACGCGGTGCGGATTTACGTTACAACATGGAACTGACTTTGGAAGAAGCGGTTCGTGGCTGTAGCAAAGAAATTGAAGTTCCAACTCTCGTTGAGTGTGAAGTTTGTCATGGGTCTGGTGCGAAAAAAGGCTCTCAAGCGCAAACGTGTCCAACTTGTCACGGACATGGCCAGGTACAAATGCGCCAAGGTTTCTTTGCTGTTCAGCAGACGTGTCCAACCTGTCATGGTAAAGGCAAGATCATTAAAGACCCTTGCGATGCGTGTCATGGCGAAGGTCGCAAACAGAAGACAAAAACACTTAATGTTAAAATTCCTTCGGGAGTGGATACCGGTGATCGCATCCGTCTTGCTGGCGAAGGCGAAGCTGGAGAACATGGTGCACCAGCAGGTGACTTATACGTTCAAGTTCATGTAAAAGAGCATGCAATTTTTGAACGTGACGGTAGCAACCTCTACTGTGAAGTGCCTATTAGCTTTGGTATGGCTGCACTTGGTGGTGAAGTCGAAGTACCTACACTTGATGGTCGCGTTAACTTGAAAGTGCCTGAAGAAACTCAAACCGGCCGTATGTTCCGTATGCGTGGTAAAGGTGTGAAGAGCGTGCGTGGCGGTGCTGTCGGTGATTTGATTGTGAAATTGGTGGTAGAAACCCCAGTTAAACTGAGCGCCCGTCAAAAAGAATTGCTTCGTGAATTGGAGGACTCCTGCCTGGGGGAGGACGGCAATAAGCACAAACCCAAGTCGGAAGGCTTCTTCAAAGGTGTGAAAAAATTCTTTGACGATCTCACCAGCTAA
- the dnaK gene encoding molecular chaperone DnaK, which produces MGKIIGIDLGTTNSCVAVLDGDKPRVIENAEGERTTPSIIAYTDGETLVGQPAKRQAVTNPENTLFAIKRLIGRRFEDEEVQRDIEIMPYKIVKADNGDAWVEARGQKMAAPQVSAEVLKKMKKTAEDFLGEKVTGAVITVPAYFNDAQRQATKDAGRIAGLEVKRIINEPTAAALAYGLDKQGGDRTIAVYDLGGGTFDISIIEIDEVDGEKTFEVLSTNGDTHLGGEDFDTRMINYLVDQFKKEQGIDLKHDALAMQRLKEAAEKAKIELSSAQQTDVNLPYITADATGPKHMNIKVTRAKLESLVEDLVQRSLEPMKVALADAGLSVGEVTDVILVGGQTRMPMVQKAVADFFGKEARRDVNPDEAVAVGAAVQGGVLAGEVKDVLLLDVTPLSLGIETMGGVMTKLIEKNTTIPTKAHQVFSTADDNQSAVTIHVLQGERKQASYNKSLGQFNLEGINPAPRGTPQIEVTFDLDADGILHVSAKDKQTGKEQNITIQASGGLSDADIEKMVQEAEANKEADKKFEELATARNQADQIIHATNKQVTEAGDALPADEKEKIEAAIKELETARNGEDKAEIDAKVQALMTASQKLMEIAQQKAQAQQGGADAGQQSGSADDDVVDAEFEEVNDKK; this is translated from the coding sequence ACGCTATTTGCAATTAAGCGTTTGATCGGTCGTCGTTTTGAAGACGAAGAAGTACAGCGCGATATCGAAATTATGCCATACAAAATTGTCAAAGCTGACAATGGTGACGCATGGGTCGAAGCTCGTGGTCAAAAAATGGCAGCACCTCAAGTTTCAGCTGAAGTTTTGAAAAAAATGAAGAAAACAGCTGAAGACTTCCTAGGTGAAAAAGTAACTGGTGCAGTTATCACTGTTCCTGCTTACTTCAACGATGCACAACGTCAAGCAACTAAAGATGCTGGCCGTATCGCTGGTCTAGAAGTTAAACGTATCATCAACGAACCTACTGCAGCAGCTCTAGCTTACGGTCTAGACAAACAGGGCGGTGACCGCACTATCGCTGTATACGACCTTGGTGGTGGTACATTCGATATCTCTATCATCGAAATCGATGAAGTAGATGGCGAAAAAACGTTCGAAGTTCTATCAACCAACGGTGACACACACCTTGGTGGTGAAGACTTCGATACTCGTATGATCAACTACTTAGTTGACCAGTTCAAGAAAGAACAAGGTATCGACCTGAAACACGATGCGCTTGCGATGCAACGTCTAAAAGAAGCTGCAGAAAAAGCGAAGATCGAACTGTCTTCAGCACAACAAACTGATGTAAACCTACCTTACATCACTGCTGATGCAACAGGTCCAAAACACATGAACATCAAAGTGACTCGTGCAAAACTTGAGTCTCTTGTAGAAGACCTAGTTCAACGTTCTCTAGAACCAATGAAAGTGGCTCTAGCTGACGCAGGTCTATCTGTAGGCGAAGTAACTGACGTTATCCTAGTGGGTGGTCAAACTCGTATGCCTATGGTGCAAAAAGCGGTTGCTGATTTCTTCGGTAAAGAAGCTCGCCGTGATGTGAACCCAGATGAAGCGGTTGCCGTTGGTGCAGCAGTTCAAGGCGGTGTTCTTGCTGGTGAAGTGAAAGACGTTCTTCTTCTTGACGTTACTCCTCTGTCTCTTGGTATCGAAACCATGGGCGGTGTGATGACTAAACTGATTGAGAAAAACACCACTATCCCAACAAAAGCACACCAAGTGTTCTCTACAGCAGATGACAACCAAAGTGCGGTAACCATTCACGTACTACAAGGTGAACGTAAACAAGCGTCTTACAACAAGTCTCTTGGTCAGTTCAACCTAGAAGGTATTAACCCAGCTCCACGTGGTACACCACAAATCGAAGTAACTTTCGACTTGGATGCGGATGGTATCTTGCATGTGTCTGCTAAAGACAAACAAACTGGTAAAGAACAAAACATCACTATCCAAGCTTCTGGTGGTCTAAGTGATGCAGATATCGAGAAGATGGTTCAAGAAGCAGAAGCTAACAAAGAAGCGGACAAAAAGTTCGAAGAGCTAGCAACTGCACGTAACCAAGCTGACCAAATCATTCACGCAACTAACAAGCAAGTGACTGAAGCGGGCGATGCTCTACCAGCTGACGAAAAAGAAAAAATTGAAGCTGCAATCAAAGAACTAGAAACAGCTCGTAACGGCGAAGATAAAGCTGAAATCGATGCGAAAGTTCAAGCTCTAATGACTGCATCTCAAAAATTGATGGAAATTGCACAGCAAAAAGCGCAAGCACAACAAGGTGGTGCTGACGCCGGTCAACAATCTGGTTCTGCAGATGATGATGTTGTTGATGCAGAATTCGAAGAAGTTAACGACAAAAAATAA